The following coding sequences are from one Arthrobacter crystallopoietes window:
- a CDS encoding penicillin acylase family protein, producing MKKKSALAALSLILSTGLVAGVAAPGAVAQEPAAAQVTAEVSEAGKATIKRDSYGVPHVYADTTRDLFYGYGYAVAEDRMFQLEMAKRAVLGTSAEVLGPDYVEIDKRSRASFDPEAIKAQIEALPQEDRDILEGYAAGFNERVGEVMANQEELLPKQFTDYGFEPTTWSGYDVAMIWVGTMANRFSDSAGELSNLQVLQQLTAEYGAEQGQLLFDQLQWTEDPTAPTTVPREDKKHPNKLAVDSPSQLSDLAEVSPELEDNGLASMKQFGGGDWPAVKPEASNLWIVGDKKSKEKGSILLNGPQFSWFNPSYVYGIGLHGAGFDVTGNTPFAHPTILFGTNKDISWGSTAGPLDVNDVYQEQLNPENPHEYRYDGEWRPMDVRTEKIEVAGQEPVEHQVYSTVHGYVTSFDAANNTAYSKKRSWAGTEIQSFMAWIKIMKAQNWEEYLEQAEKVGITINWYYADKEGNIGYVSPGKLPVRAEGHDPRLPAVGDGSMEWEGIRPFSENPKVYNPKQGYIVNWNNQSAAGFNAGSGNWSPVDRVNEIIERLEEKQKFTTDEIWDINEETSFADLNIRYFRPFLEEAVKTLPAKDSLVQDVRLLTEWDGQRRDGDDDGDLDGPQAAIMNTWLPILFETVLKDDLPASVFENYAQGSGLARPANGSKLVYNALLGEDAGVEQSVDFFNGADKQQVLLDTYRQALAQLAAEQGADRSAWSVPAPQHEFSYKNFIGVPQANAEENLTGPDYMNRGTQNDIVSLFGSEASMCTVAPPGQSGFIAPDGTKSEHYADQLQMYADFECKTENLYPQQLEANLESTTVLK from the coding sequence ATGAAGAAGAAGTCCGCATTAGCGGCACTTTCATTAATCCTTTCAACCGGCCTGGTTGCCGGGGTCGCCGCGCCAGGCGCCGTGGCCCAGGAACCAGCGGCAGCGCAGGTCACCGCAGAGGTTTCCGAAGCCGGCAAGGCAACCATCAAACGGGACAGCTACGGCGTTCCCCATGTTTACGCGGACACCACCCGCGACCTTTTCTACGGCTACGGCTATGCGGTCGCAGAAGACCGGATGTTCCAGCTGGAAATGGCCAAGCGGGCCGTCCTCGGAACCTCCGCCGAGGTGCTCGGCCCGGACTACGTGGAGATCGACAAGCGTTCCCGTGCCTCCTTCGATCCCGAGGCTATCAAGGCGCAGATCGAGGCTCTGCCGCAGGAAGACCGGGACATCCTCGAGGGCTACGCCGCCGGCTTCAACGAGCGCGTCGGTGAGGTCATGGCTAACCAGGAGGAGCTGCTGCCGAAGCAGTTCACCGACTACGGCTTCGAGCCCACCACCTGGAGCGGCTACGACGTCGCCATGATCTGGGTTGGCACCATGGCCAACCGCTTCTCGGACAGCGCCGGCGAGCTGTCCAACCTGCAGGTCCTCCAGCAGCTCACCGCCGAGTACGGCGCGGAGCAGGGCCAGCTGCTGTTCGACCAGTTGCAGTGGACCGAAGATCCGACGGCACCGACCACGGTTCCCCGCGAGGACAAGAAGCACCCGAACAAGCTGGCCGTGGACAGCCCCTCCCAGCTGTCCGATCTTGCCGAGGTCTCCCCGGAGCTGGAGGACAATGGGCTGGCTTCCATGAAGCAGTTCGGCGGCGGCGACTGGCCCGCGGTCAAGCCGGAAGCCAGCAACCTTTGGATCGTGGGCGACAAGAAGTCCAAGGAAAAGGGCTCCATCCTCCTGAACGGCCCGCAGTTCTCCTGGTTCAATCCCTCGTATGTCTACGGCATCGGCCTGCATGGAGCCGGGTTCGACGTCACCGGCAACACCCCGTTTGCACACCCCACCATTCTGTTCGGCACCAACAAGGACATCAGCTGGGGTTCCACCGCCGGGCCGCTTGACGTCAACGACGTCTATCAGGAACAGCTGAACCCGGAGAATCCGCACGAGTACCGGTACGACGGCGAGTGGCGCCCCATGGACGTGCGCACCGAAAAGATCGAGGTCGCCGGACAGGAACCAGTCGAACATCAGGTCTACTCCACCGTGCACGGCTACGTGACCAGCTTCGATGCAGCGAACAACACCGCCTACTCGAAGAAGCGCAGCTGGGCCGGTACGGAAATCCAGTCGTTCATGGCCTGGATCAAGATCATGAAGGCGCAGAACTGGGAGGAGTACCTGGAGCAGGCCGAGAAGGTCGGCATCACCATCAACTGGTACTACGCCGACAAGGAAGGCAACATCGGCTACGTCTCCCCCGGAAAGCTCCCGGTCCGCGCCGAAGGCCACGACCCGCGGCTGCCCGCCGTCGGCGATGGCTCCATGGAGTGGGAGGGCATCCGCCCCTTCTCCGAGAACCCCAAGGTCTACAACCCCAAGCAGGGCTACATCGTCAACTGGAACAACCAGTCGGCCGCCGGGTTCAACGCGGGCTCCGGCAACTGGTCCCCTGTGGACCGGGTGAACGAGATCATCGAACGGCTGGAGGAGAAGCAGAAGTTCACCACCGACGAGATCTGGGACATCAACGAGGAAACGTCCTTCGCGGACCTGAACATCCGTTACTTCCGCCCGTTCCTTGAGGAGGCCGTGAAGACGCTTCCGGCCAAGGATTCGCTGGTGCAGGATGTCCGGCTGCTCACCGAGTGGGACGGCCAGCGGCGCGACGGGGACGACGACGGCGACCTGGATGGGCCGCAGGCAGCAATCATGAATACCTGGTTGCCCATCCTGTTCGAAACCGTGCTCAAGGACGATCTTCCGGCGTCGGTGTTCGAGAACTACGCCCAGGGCAGCGGCCTGGCGCGGCCCGCCAACGGCAGCAAACTCGTCTACAACGCCCTGCTGGGCGAGGACGCCGGCGTCGAGCAAAGCGTCGACTTCTTCAACGGCGCCGACAAGCAGCAGGTGCTGCTGGACACCTACCGCCAGGCGCTGGCCCAGCTGGCCGCCGAGCAGGGCGCGGATCGCTCCGCGTGGAGCGTGCCGGCACCGCAGCATGAGTTCTCCTACAAGAACTTCATAGGGGTCCCGCAGGCGAACGCGGAAGAAAACCTGACCGGTCCCGATTACATGAACCGCGGCACGCAGAACGACATCGTCTCGCTCTTCGGGTCGGAGGCCAGCATGTGCACGGTCGCGCCGCCGGGGCAGAGCGGCTTCATCGCTCCCGACGGCACCAAGTCCGAGCACTACGCGGACCAGCTGCAGATGTATGCCGATTTCGAATGCAAGACCGAGAACCTGTACCCGCAGCAGCTCGAAGCGAATCTGGAAAGCACCACGGTCCTGAAGTAG
- a CDS encoding DUF5058 family protein, which translates to MHPLALQVPAEAGSTDILAVANSPLVWACALGVFGVIFVQTFIYIKAARKAAPAVGMSTGELTRSYRAGAVASIGPSLAVVLVAIALLALFGTPAVLVRIGLIGSAATETASAGIAATTMGATLGGPDYTQQVFAVAFMAMSISGGMWMLATLILTPLLKRGGHRLSQVNPAAMAIIPCAALLGAFSMLAVAEMPKSGVHLITLVVSAAVMSGCLFLARKLQAAWLKEWALGFAIITALVVAFAAHAA; encoded by the coding sequence ATGCATCCCCTGGCACTACAGGTACCGGCAGAGGCCGGCTCCACCGACATCCTCGCAGTGGCAAACTCGCCCCTGGTCTGGGCTTGCGCGCTGGGCGTCTTCGGCGTCATTTTCGTGCAGACCTTCATTTACATCAAAGCCGCCCGCAAGGCGGCGCCCGCCGTCGGAATGAGCACAGGGGAGCTCACCCGCTCCTACCGTGCCGGAGCCGTTGCGTCGATCGGTCCGTCCTTGGCCGTTGTGCTGGTCGCCATTGCGTTGCTGGCCCTCTTCGGCACGCCGGCGGTGCTGGTGCGCATCGGACTTATCGGTTCCGCAGCGACGGAAACCGCCTCCGCCGGCATCGCCGCAACCACCATGGGCGCCACGCTGGGTGGACCTGACTATACCCAGCAGGTCTTCGCCGTCGCCTTCATGGCCATGAGTATCAGCGGCGGGATGTGGATGCTGGCCACCTTGATCCTGACGCCGTTGCTCAAGCGCGGCGGTCACCGGCTCTCCCAAGTCAACCCGGCCGCGATGGCGATCATCCCGTGCGCTGCGCTGCTCGGCGCCTTCAGCATGCTCGCTGTAGCTGAGATGCCGAAGTCCGGCGTCCACCTCATCACCCTCGTCGTGTCGGCGGCGGTGATGAGCGGATGCCTGTTCCTGGCCCGGAAGCTTCAGGCCGCGTGGCTCAAGGAATGGGCCCTCGGCTTCGCCATCATTACCGCACTCGTCGTCGCTTTCGCGGCCCACGCCGCCTAG
- a CDS encoding amidase, with the protein MTEILDLSATDLVAGIRRREFSAREAVTAHLARIDEVNPVINAVVTLDPEAAFAAADAADRLTVSGAELPPLHGLPMTHKDTHQTKGMRTTQGSLVLKENVPDEDDLIVARLRKAGVVATGKTNVPEFGAGSHTFNEVFGTTTNPYAPSRSAGGSSGGVAAAIAAGIQPLGEGSDMGGSLRIPASFCNVVGFRPSYGVIPMPAPNNAWAWLGRTGPMAREISDIAMFMSAVAGPSPKLPTPAPLDGSAFAGDVVGDLRGVRIGWSPDFGIGIPVERAVLEVLQRQLRVFEEAGAIVEEAAPDFSEADRVFQATRATDFAAGLGPLVRRHRDLIKPEVIWNVELGWSLSAEELIETTAARTRLEASVQDFFGRYDLFLSPAAQVLPFDAALRYPGDVAGEKSRTYLDWMRSACVLSATSLPVLAVPAGFTAEGLPVGFQIAANHYQDMALLRQAKAFEERTRCVDRRPELSRATASPAAS; encoded by the coding sequence ATGACCGAGATTTTGGACCTGTCCGCGACAGACCTGGTAGCGGGGATCCGCCGCCGCGAGTTTTCCGCCCGAGAGGCTGTCACCGCGCATCTGGCGCGGATCGACGAAGTGAATCCCGTGATTAACGCTGTCGTCACCCTTGATCCCGAGGCTGCGTTCGCCGCCGCAGACGCAGCCGACCGATTGACCGTCAGCGGGGCGGAGCTGCCCCCGCTGCACGGATTGCCGATGACGCACAAGGACACGCATCAGACCAAGGGGATGCGTACCACACAGGGTTCGCTCGTACTCAAAGAAAACGTTCCCGACGAGGACGACCTCATCGTGGCACGGCTCCGGAAGGCCGGAGTGGTGGCTACGGGTAAGACGAACGTTCCCGAGTTCGGCGCCGGTTCACACACCTTTAACGAGGTCTTCGGCACCACCACTAACCCCTACGCGCCCTCCCGCAGCGCTGGAGGTTCGTCCGGCGGTGTGGCTGCCGCCATAGCGGCGGGCATCCAGCCCTTGGGCGAAGGCTCGGACATGGGCGGTTCGTTACGGATTCCCGCGTCCTTCTGCAATGTTGTGGGGTTCCGGCCCTCGTACGGGGTCATTCCGATGCCCGCCCCCAACAACGCCTGGGCCTGGCTCGGCCGGACCGGTCCCATGGCCAGGGAAATCTCGGACATCGCAATGTTCATGTCCGCAGTGGCCGGACCATCGCCGAAACTGCCGACTCCAGCGCCGCTGGATGGAAGTGCGTTTGCAGGTGATGTGGTTGGCGATCTGCGGGGAGTCCGCATCGGCTGGAGCCCGGACTTCGGTATCGGTATTCCGGTGGAGCGGGCAGTGCTGGAGGTGCTTCAGCGCCAGCTACGCGTCTTCGAGGAAGCAGGCGCGATCGTGGAAGAGGCGGCACCGGACTTCTCCGAGGCGGACCGGGTCTTCCAGGCCACCCGGGCTACGGACTTTGCCGCGGGGCTGGGACCGCTGGTACGCCGGCACCGGGACCTGATCAAGCCGGAAGTGATTTGGAACGTAGAGCTCGGCTGGTCGCTCAGCGCCGAGGAGCTGATTGAAACCACGGCGGCGCGAACGCGGTTGGAAGCCTCCGTGCAGGACTTCTTCGGACGGTACGACCTGTTCCTGAGTCCTGCGGCCCAGGTGCTGCCCTTCGACGCGGCGTTGCGTTACCCCGGTGATGTGGCCGGCGAGAAGTCCCGGACCTATCTGGACTGGATGCGCTCGGCATGCGTCTTGTCGGCTACCAGCCTGCCCGTGCTGGCGGTTCCTGCCGGCTTTACCGCCGAGGGTCTCCCTGTCGGCTTCCAAATTGCCGCGAATCACTACCAGGACATGGCCTTGCTGCGCCAAGCCAAAGCGTTCGAGGAGCGGACACGCTGCGTGGACCGTCGGCCGGAGCTGAGCCGGGCGACGGCATCTCCCGCGGCTTCCTGA
- a CDS encoding Lrp/AsnC family transcriptional regulator, whose product MPRLLDELEQRIAAALMIDGRAPWRKIAAVLGEPERTIARRGSDLLAAGEVAVVGLRTRQSSALLRLECMPGTSRAAAESLAQRRDSTFSYLMTGGADCVAELLMDPQEVSSILATEVPATVGLLRVASYPVLRYFRSIRGWNSGVLTDAESVALRSELTVDFTANYPLGPLQSAAPSPLSAQDLRLLDALVEDGRSSLEALARRAGVSETTARRRSEWLLRNNFVSIRAIVEPASLGLPLEAFLWIKASPGKVDAIGRALGREPAVRYAAAVAGDPQLVADVTVSDQEELYRFTTDSPWAAEADRIETTMLLQARKRGGRLLSAP is encoded by the coding sequence ATGCCGCGCCTACTGGATGAACTTGAGCAGCGGATTGCCGCCGCCCTGATGATCGATGGCCGGGCGCCCTGGCGGAAGATTGCCGCGGTGCTGGGCGAACCGGAACGCACGATCGCGCGCCGCGGCTCCGACCTACTGGCGGCCGGCGAGGTCGCCGTCGTCGGGCTGCGGACCCGGCAGTCGTCGGCCCTGCTGCGGCTTGAGTGTATGCCCGGCACCAGCCGGGCTGCGGCAGAGTCTCTGGCGCAGCGCCGTGATTCCACTTTCAGTTATCTCATGACTGGTGGGGCGGACTGCGTGGCCGAACTGTTGATGGACCCGCAGGAGGTCAGTAGCATCCTGGCCACTGAGGTTCCGGCCACCGTGGGATTGCTGCGGGTTGCTAGCTACCCCGTGTTGCGCTATTTCCGATCCATCCGAGGATGGAACTCCGGCGTGCTGACCGACGCCGAAAGCGTGGCCCTACGATCCGAGCTCACCGTCGACTTCACCGCGAACTATCCCCTGGGTCCGCTGCAGTCGGCGGCGCCCTCCCCGCTGTCGGCCCAGGACCTGCGTCTGCTGGACGCGTTAGTCGAAGACGGCCGTTCCAGCTTGGAAGCCTTAGCACGCCGCGCCGGAGTCTCGGAAACGACCGCACGGCGCCGAAGCGAGTGGCTGCTGCGCAATAATTTCGTCAGCATCCGTGCCATCGTGGAGCCTGCTTCACTGGGACTGCCCCTCGAGGCGTTCCTCTGGATAAAGGCTTCGCCCGGCAAAGTCGATGCGATCGGCCGCGCCCTGGGCAGGGAACCCGCGGTCCGGTATGCGGCCGCAGTCGCCGGGGACCCCCAGTTGGTAGCGGATGTGACGGTCAGCGATCAGGAAGAGCTCTACCGTTTTACTACCGATTCGCCGTGGGCCGCCGAGGCGGACAGAATCGAGACGACCATGCTTTTGCAAGCCCGTAAACGCGGCGGCCGGCTCCTGTCCGCCCCCTGA
- a CDS encoding carboxyl transferase domain-containing protein gives METLQKTRHLNAVELIDTVLDPGSFNSWDTPPAQPAADEKYRRDLDAAARKSGTDESVLTGEGFIRGRRVAVIVSEFAFLAGSIGQAAAERITAAVERATAERLPLLAGPASGGTRMQEGTLAFLAMVKITAAVHRHRQEGLPYLVYLRHPTTGGVMASWGSLGHVTVAEPGALLGFLGPRVFEALNGEPFPEGVQVSENLFHKGLIDAVAPPQELPEILDRALNILLPGPAEPAPAPETVQTRPADADGWASIQISRNTRRPDLRWLLAAGAADALPLNGTGQGENDPGLQLALARFGRQSCVVLGHERPRDPDTPAMGPGSLREARRGMKLAEELGLPLLTVIDTAGAALSKEAEEGGLAGEIARSLQDLVGLQSPSVSVLLGQGAGGGALALLPADRIIAAQHAWLSPLPPEGASAILHRTTEFAPSIAMQQGVNVTSLYGNGLVDHIVDERPDAAVEPKDFCRRMAQAIEYELSAAASTPAAERVARRWAKFRQLGR, from the coding sequence ATGGAGACCTTGCAGAAGACACGCCATTTGAACGCCGTCGAGCTCATTGACACTGTTCTCGATCCAGGCTCCTTCAATTCCTGGGATACACCGCCGGCGCAGCCTGCGGCGGACGAGAAGTACCGCCGTGACCTGGATGCTGCCGCCCGAAAGAGCGGAACGGACGAATCCGTCCTGACCGGAGAGGGTTTCATCCGCGGACGGCGGGTGGCTGTGATCGTCTCGGAGTTCGCCTTCCTGGCCGGCTCCATCGGACAAGCTGCGGCGGAGCGGATTACCGCCGCAGTGGAACGGGCCACAGCTGAACGCCTCCCGCTGCTTGCCGGCCCCGCCTCCGGCGGCACACGCATGCAGGAAGGAACACTCGCTTTCCTGGCAATGGTCAAGATCACCGCGGCTGTCCACCGCCACCGGCAGGAAGGCCTGCCCTATCTGGTTTACCTCCGCCACCCCACTACCGGCGGAGTAATGGCCTCATGGGGCTCGCTGGGCCATGTCACAGTTGCCGAACCGGGCGCGCTCCTTGGGTTCCTCGGTCCCCGGGTATTCGAGGCGCTGAACGGCGAACCGTTCCCGGAAGGTGTCCAGGTTTCCGAAAACCTCTTCCACAAGGGACTCATCGATGCCGTCGCTCCCCCGCAGGAGCTTCCGGAAATTCTGGACCGGGCGTTGAACATCCTGCTGCCCGGGCCCGCCGAGCCTGCACCTGCACCGGAAACCGTGCAGACAAGGCCCGCGGACGCGGACGGCTGGGCCTCAATCCAGATCTCCCGGAACACCCGCCGGCCGGACCTGCGCTGGTTGTTGGCTGCAGGCGCCGCAGACGCGCTACCCCTCAATGGGACGGGGCAGGGCGAGAACGATCCCGGGCTGCAGCTCGCGCTGGCGCGCTTTGGCAGACAGTCTTGCGTCGTCCTCGGTCACGAACGACCCAGGGATCCGGACACTCCGGCAATGGGACCGGGATCATTGCGGGAGGCCCGCCGGGGCATGAAACTGGCGGAAGAACTCGGCCTGCCCTTGCTGACCGTCATCGACACGGCAGGCGCCGCGCTGTCCAAGGAAGCAGAGGAAGGCGGACTGGCGGGAGAAATCGCGCGGTCACTGCAGGATCTGGTCGGCCTGCAGTCCCCCAGCGTATCCGTACTGCTCGGCCAGGGTGCCGGTGGCGGCGCTCTCGCCTTGCTGCCTGCAGACCGGATCATTGCCGCCCAGCATGCCTGGCTGTCGCCCCTGCCGCCCGAAGGCGCCAGCGCCATCCTGCACCGCACCACCGAGTTCGCGCCGTCGATCGCCATGCAACAGGGAGTTAATGTCACCTCCCTGTACGGCAATGGATTGGTGGACCATATCGTGGACGAACGCCCCGATGCTGCGGTCGAACCAAAGGACTTCTGCCGGCGGATGGCCCAGGCGATCGAGTATGAACTGTCTGCTGCCGCCAGCACTCCCGCAGCCGAACGCGTGGCGCGACGTTGGGCGAAGTTCCGGCAGCTGGGTCGCTAG
- a CDS encoding CaiB/BaiF CoA transferase family protein, translating to MTIATDRHTETSPATTEAAGPLTGFTVVDLSRALAGPHAGMMMADLGARVIKVENPGHGDDTRGWGPPFVGPEDNPQATYFLSCNRNKESIALDLKSDDGNQVLTGLIRRADVLIENFRPGVLDRLGFDAARLHELNPGLVILSITGFGHDGPESHRSGYDQILQGEAGLMSLTGSGPDDPQRVGVPIADLLSGMYGAYGALAALMERERTGRGQVVRTSLLAAMVGVHAFQGTRATVAGQVPQAQGNHHPSIAPYGLFSCRGGKVQISVGSEKLWAAFSKAFGIDGSRPEFATNADRVNNRALVIEEVERAFATYGAETLLEKLDDAGIPAGKVRSLDEVYAWGQVKSQGLLVDVEHQVLGKVTLPGPPLRFFNPASAEETTRRTHQAPPMLDADGKTIRAWLAGAEEAD from the coding sequence ATGACCATTGCAACCGACCGCCACACCGAAACATCTCCGGCCACAACCGAAGCGGCAGGACCGCTGACCGGATTTACCGTAGTCGACCTCAGCCGTGCGCTGGCCGGCCCGCATGCCGGCATGATGATGGCCGACCTCGGCGCCCGCGTCATCAAAGTGGAGAACCCGGGCCACGGGGATGACACGCGCGGCTGGGGCCCGCCCTTCGTCGGCCCGGAGGATAATCCACAGGCCACGTACTTTCTGTCCTGTAATCGGAACAAGGAATCCATAGCACTGGACCTGAAGAGCGACGACGGCAACCAGGTCCTCACCGGGCTCATCCGCCGCGCGGACGTGCTGATCGAAAACTTCCGCCCAGGTGTACTCGACCGGCTGGGTTTCGACGCCGCCCGGTTGCATGAGCTCAACCCCGGGCTAGTGATTCTCTCGATTACCGGATTCGGGCACGACGGGCCCGAATCGCATCGCAGCGGCTACGACCAGATCCTGCAAGGCGAAGCGGGCCTGATGTCACTGACCGGCTCCGGACCCGACGACCCGCAGCGCGTGGGCGTACCGATCGCGGATTTGCTCTCCGGCATGTACGGTGCATACGGTGCACTGGCCGCATTGATGGAACGCGAACGCACCGGGCGCGGACAGGTGGTCCGCACCTCCTTGCTCGCAGCGATGGTTGGCGTCCACGCTTTCCAGGGCACCCGGGCCACGGTGGCCGGACAGGTGCCGCAGGCACAGGGCAACCACCACCCCTCCATCGCGCCCTACGGATTGTTCAGCTGCCGCGGCGGCAAGGTGCAGATCAGTGTCGGCAGTGAAAAACTGTGGGCCGCTTTCAGCAAGGCCTTCGGTATCGACGGATCGCGCCCGGAGTTCGCCACCAACGCGGACCGGGTCAACAACAGAGCCCTCGTCATCGAGGAGGTGGAACGGGCTTTCGCCACTTATGGCGCGGAAACGTTGCTGGAGAAACTGGACGATGCCGGCATTCCGGCGGGCAAGGTGCGCAGCCTGGACGAGGTCTATGCCTGGGGCCAGGTCAAGTCCCAAGGCCTGCTCGTCGACGTCGAGCATCAGGTCCTGGGCAAGGTGACACTTCCGGGACCACCGCTGCGGTTCTTCAACCCGGCCAGCGCCGAGGAAACCACCCGCAGAACGCATCAGGCCCCACCGATGCTGGATGCAGACGGTAAAACTATCCGGGCCTGGCTTGCCGGCGCAGAAGAGGCAGATTGA
- a CDS encoding SLC13 family permease: MSAPVLSIIVLAAMFLIATVLPINMGALAFVGAFLLGAVFLGMDTDAILANFPGGLFLTLVGVTYLFAIAQNNGTIDLLISRAVKLVDNRIALIPWVMFIITAAITAVGALGPAAVAIMAPIALGFAAKYKINPLMMGMLVVHGAQAGGFSPIAVYGVIVNGLITDAGFAFSPTALFLTSFAFNLVIALVLFLVLGGRSLSMTRVGHFVEQVAEARMSVSVGSKAGDVTFKGAGSGTYGPRDPAGDGSSKPSGERLPQLLTFTGLIVLAVVALGFKVDVGFVSITIAVVLALVSPKAQKGAVNKISWSTVLLICGMLTFVGVLQEAGTIDYVSDGVANLGVPLLAALLICYIGAVVSAFASSTAILAALIPLAIPFLDSGEISAVGVVCALAVASTIVDVSPFSTNGALVLANAPEGTDKERFYKQILGYGGIVVVAGPVLAWLTLVLPGWL; this comes from the coding sequence ATGTCCGCTCCTGTCTTATCAATCATCGTTCTGGCGGCGATGTTCCTGATCGCCACAGTCCTGCCCATCAACATGGGCGCACTCGCCTTCGTCGGCGCCTTTCTGCTCGGGGCAGTTTTTTTGGGGATGGACACTGACGCCATCCTGGCCAACTTCCCCGGCGGCCTCTTCCTGACACTGGTAGGCGTCACCTATTTGTTCGCCATTGCACAGAACAACGGCACCATCGACTTGTTGATCAGTCGTGCCGTGAAGCTGGTGGACAACAGAATCGCACTGATCCCGTGGGTCATGTTCATCATCACGGCCGCGATCACCGCGGTCGGTGCACTGGGCCCGGCAGCAGTTGCGATCATGGCACCGATCGCACTCGGTTTCGCCGCCAAATACAAGATCAACCCACTCATGATGGGCATGCTGGTAGTCCATGGCGCGCAGGCCGGAGGCTTCTCTCCCATTGCCGTCTACGGGGTCATCGTCAATGGCCTGATTACGGACGCCGGCTTTGCCTTTAGCCCCACAGCCCTGTTCCTGACGAGCTTCGCCTTCAACCTGGTGATTGCTTTGGTGCTCTTCCTGGTGCTCGGTGGCCGCAGCCTGTCCATGACTAGGGTGGGGCACTTCGTCGAGCAGGTCGCGGAGGCCCGCATGTCTGTGAGCGTGGGCAGCAAGGCCGGCGACGTCACGTTCAAGGGAGCGGGCAGCGGCACCTACGGGCCACGGGATCCAGCAGGTGACGGCTCCTCCAAGCCGTCCGGCGAGCGCCTGCCGCAGCTGCTGACCTTCACCGGCCTGATCGTACTCGCCGTCGTTGCCCTGGGCTTCAAAGTCGACGTCGGATTCGTCTCCATCACCATCGCCGTGGTCCTCGCGCTCGTGTCGCCGAAGGCCCAGAAAGGCGCTGTCAACAAGATCAGCTGGTCAACCGTACTGCTGATCTGCGGCATGCTGACCTTCGTCGGTGTCCTGCAAGAGGCCGGCACGATCGACTACGTTTCGGATGGCGTCGCCAACCTGGGTGTCCCGCTGCTGGCCGCATTGCTGATCTGCTACATCGGGGCCGTCGTCTCCGCTTTCGCCTCGTCCACTGCCATTCTGGCCGCACTGATCCCGCTGGCGATCCCGTTCCTTGATTCCGGCGAGATCAGCGCCGTCGGCGTTGTCTGCGCCCTGGCAGTCGCCTCCACGATTGTGGATGTCTCGCCGTTCTCGACCAACGGAGCCCTGGTGCTGGCGAACGCACCGGAAGGCACCGACAAAGAGCGTTTCTACAAGCAAATCCTGGGCTACGGCGGCATCGTCGTGGTGGCCGGGCCCGTCCTGGCCTGGTTGACCCTGGTACTGCCCGGCTGGCTGTGA
- a CDS encoding FadR/GntR family transcriptional regulator, with product MSEKPVSLLGRVARPRLYEQLMKQILSYVESEQLGPGDHLPAERDLAEQLGVSRATLAQALVALEVLGVISVQHGTGAVLVYRPSIATVLRDLREHQNRLPEIVEARSTLEVKLAALAATRRTDEDLAGIEKALSVMEDEVGKGDRGAHGDELFHQAVTEAAHSPVLAQLMTFIAEMVLETRLESLGQPGRPEQSLASHRKIADAIKAQDPDLAAAAMQAHIELVSDVALLK from the coding sequence ATGTCTGAAAAGCCTGTTTCACTGTTGGGCCGGGTAGCTCGGCCAAGGCTCTATGAGCAGTTGATGAAGCAAATCCTGAGTTACGTTGAGTCCGAGCAGTTGGGGCCGGGTGATCACCTTCCGGCCGAGCGTGACTTGGCGGAACAGCTTGGCGTTTCGCGTGCCACGCTGGCGCAGGCGCTCGTGGCTCTGGAGGTGCTCGGCGTAATCAGCGTCCAGCACGGCACGGGCGCGGTCCTGGTCTACCGGCCCAGCATTGCCACTGTGCTTCGGGACTTGCGTGAGCATCAGAACAGGTTGCCCGAGATCGTTGAAGCGCGCAGCACCCTGGAGGTGAAGCTGGCCGCTTTGGCAGCAACGAGACGGACAGACGAGGATCTGGCCGGCATTGAGAAAGCCTTGAGCGTCATGGAAGACGAAGTCGGCAAGGGGGACCGGGGCGCCCACGGAGACGAACTTTTCCATCAGGCAGTAACGGAGGCCGCGCACTCGCCGGTGCTCGCGCAGCTCATGACGTTTATCGCCGAAATGGTTCTCGAAACGCGCCTTGAATCATTAGGACAGCCAGGCCGCCCGGAGCAGTCTCTAGCGTCCCACCGCAAGATTGCCGATGCCATCAAGGCCCAGGACCCGGACCTGGCCGCCGCAGCCATGCAGGCCCACATCGAACTGGTCTCGGACGTGGCGCTGCTCAAGTAA